The following nucleotide sequence is from Juglans microcarpa x Juglans regia isolate MS1-56 chromosome 6D, Jm3101_v1.0, whole genome shotgun sequence.
GCTTGGTGGGAGCTGGACTCTGGTGATGAAGTGGTTTCCTCACAATCACTAAAGAGATTGGAGTGACATACAACACATACTCGAAGAATAATGTTGTAAATGATTCCGAGGATGAGACTGTTGAGGAGACTGATATCTGTTTTGAAGACTACATGCAAAACGAAGACAGCAGTACTTGGTCAGATCCGGACTCAAATCCTGATGCCGTCTTTTCAAAATCATGTAGATGGCTGATGGTggtttgtttgtattttatgAGTTTGTTATGTGGGAAACCGGGAGGTTAACTTACCTTCTCTTGGCTAGCATTTATCAGATAATGACAGAATTAAAGAGTTGGATCATCAATACATGATACAAGGCAGTCAAAGTCCCCCGCCACCCCGACTTCCAAGTATTACAGAATTCATCGATACATGAAAGCACTCATTTTGCCATTTTACAATCCTGTAAACAGCGAGTACCAAAACCAGAGGAAGCCGGGCCTGAAGGCAGCTGATTTCTTTTGTGGaagttgaaataattatatCGTTAGCATGTGAATCTTGAAATAATATGTTCACTTGCATGGATCTTAAAACAGGTTGTATGGTCCTATAGATGGATAACGGTGTAGTTGCATTAGCCTTGATTCTGATTCAAGTCCAATGCCCTGGATTTCACTGACAAGTCTTTTGCGAAATTCTCTATGCTTCTCTTCTGCATAGAGCATGTAATTTTAACCTGATGCAAAGTACCGTCTCTACTtcaattatttgagactgaatTTTCGCAAGTTCTGTTTCTTGCATGGGGCAGTGATTTTGTGTAAGGTATGAAGTGCTGTTTAGATTTATGGAGGGATGCTAGAGTCTAGACGATTGGCATCTGGGGAcaattgcaaatatattttctgcaAAACAAATAATAGGATTCTTTTTCACCTCCCAAGCCCATTCCCTAAGGTCCAAATATGCTCGCCATTCTCACCCCAGGCTGTTTATACTATTTAGTGTTGGGAGGCACAGTTGTGCCATGGATCATAGTATCCCGTGACTAGATAAGTTAGCACACCAGAAACGTGTCAAAGCTCAGCAGATATACAGAGCTCAAGGGTGGTCTAATCCAGTGGAGATTTTGAGTGAATCGGATTTCCCTCCGGCTGGAGGCGTGGCACATTGATTTTCGGGATCTACTGACACTTTTGGGTCCTGCACAGTTCAACAAGAGATGGCTATTCTTTAAGACGGAATCATGCAACTCAACTATTCACACGAATGTTCATGCTCCTCAAAAGTTTCAGAATTTGCAGACATTGCTGTTGCCAGCCAACTCAATTGCAAAAGCTTCGACAAGAGGGGTTTCACCTTGCAATGTCGTTCTCCATCATCTACTTTGGGAATGAATCAATTATTCATTGCAagttgttaagatataaaataaataataaaatctacatctttctatcagtttaaatttttgggaCAGTTGGTGATTTTACATAATATCAGAGTAAAAATCTTGAGTTCAAATTAGGGCTGTACAGAAAATTGTAAAACCGGCCGAGACCGACTCAGACCGACCGCCGGAGCTcggaaccggccgaaaccggtaGGGAACCGGTCGGCCGGTTCGGTTGCGGtttgaaccaaccaaaaacCGAAAAACCGACCGacgccatatatatatatttttttaaatatattaatttattaaacgacgccgttttacttaaataagtgaaacgacgtcgtttaattcttaaagttagaaaaaaaaaaattatacggaACGGCGCCGTTCAGCCCTAGGGCATATTTTGTCCCTTCGCGGCTTCGCCCCCAACCCCCAGCTCACAGACTCACTCTCACAGCTCACTCTCTTtccgcctccctctctctctctctctctctctctctctctctctctctcagctaaCGATTTCGCGGCTTCGCCGTTTCGGACCTTCGGTTTCAACGACTTCAACGACTTTGAGTTCGAGCCGTGACGCCGCATCGCCACGACGCCATCCACGACTCCAGCCACTCACGGCTCACCGACGCCCACGTCGCCCAGCAGTCCACCGTCCAGCAGCGGCGAGACTTCCTCCGGCAAACCGACTCTCCATTGTTGTTTTTAGCAGTTTAGGtatgattttcatatttatttatttataagtattttttatttttttatttagaatccgaggatcaatttttggattagggtttttgttttctgatttggtatttcaatctagggttagggattgtgtttgctttgtttgagatgattgaaatagtgaatatcattttgatgaagaattttgattgattttcgcAGTGTGCATTGCCATTCACGGATTGGAATTTGgatgtaattttgttgaaaaaaaataatttgtgatgtttattgaaagtaaaatttatgaatgtttatgttataaataatttgtgatgtttattgaaagtaaaatttatgaattttatgttataaataatttgtgatgtttattgaaagtaaaatttatgaattttatgttataaataatttgtgatgtttattgaaagtaaaataatttgtgagatttatgagcgatctaaaatgtagattagaatcttagatttgtgatgtttgccacgttgcaaactagctgctgtgtaattaacaattggggtgattttttgttctttcttgtttttacatgttagatggattcttcgtcaagtccaattgatcttgattcgaactcccaaataccaaaactctcgacttcaagtgcccctaatagtagtaattgtccacttcctaagaaacggaaggggaaggatccgtcaattgtttgggatcattttacaaaagttgagggttgttccgtagatgatcctaaggccaagtgcaattattgtggcaagatataCGCTTGCCACTTGAAGAGGAACGAAACTTCAACtatgcaaaaccatctaccttcatgtctcaaaaatcctcataagcgtgggcctttagataaataccaaacaacattggcaggtgaggtatcctcggacgggtttggagagagtgataattctttaagaaatcttgtaactcataaatatagtgaggaggctgtgaggatggcgcttgcggagatggtaattctcgatgaattaccatttagaattgttgaagggcaaggatttaagaagatggtttggttgcttgaacctagatttaaagtgccatgtcgagtgacggttgcaagagattgtatgaaactatttgcatctgaaaaagccaaacttaaaaagttattcaaagatgggggaatgaggatttcattaactaccgatacgtggacatcggtacaaaatcttaattatatgtgtttaactgcccatttcattgatagtgattggaaattacagaagaaaattataaatttttgtttaatccctaatcatcgaggggataccattggaaaatatgttgaatcgtgcctccttcattggggcattgataagatatttactgttactgttgataatgctagctcaaatgatactgcaattgcatatttgagacattttttgacggagaatatgttggaagggaagtatatgcacatgagatgttgtgctcatattctaaatcttgtcgtgaatgagggtcttaaggagtgtgatgatgccattacaatgattagaaatgctgttagatatgtgcgctcctcccctgcaagattagacaagtttaagagatgtgcagaaaaggaaaaaattgattgtaaaaaaatgttgtgccttgatgtacaaacccgatggaattcaacttacatgatgttggaggctgctgagaaatttgaaaaggcttttaggcgaatggagagtgaggactacaattttctttcttactttaaggatggaaacattgggcctcctagagctgacgagtgggagacagtgcgggtttttgtaaaatttttgaaaatgttttatgatgccacttgtcgattttctggttctttacatgtcacggcaaacacaagttttttggagatttgtaggctccaaaaagagttggttagactgtgtgagagtcagaatacttgtttgatgagcatgtctataagcatgagaatgaaatttgataagtattggggttcattggatagactgaatttgttgttgttgattgcagttCTCCTTGATCCATGTAGTAAGTTGGggcttcttacttttcacttgaaaaaaatttatgatcataattgggttgaagatttattgtcgagggtgagacaattattatcagacatgtatgaggagtataatgctacgttcggttcttcctcgagtagcagagaacatgtttcccctccgtcatctgcacctccagatgatgttgaagacaatcttgagtcacaacttttttatgagtggttgcaagcatcgactgcctctggatctacatctaccaaaacagagattgatcggtatttatcaaatggttgtgaggcattcagtcaatcttttgatttgttgaattggtggaaagtgaatgagcctaactatcctatacttgcgagaattgcacgagacgtgttagccatgcctgtttccacggttgcatcagagtccgcatttagtacgggaggtcgggtacttgatccttttcggagttccttggctccaagaactgttgaggcacttatttgtactcagaattggttgcgacatccgtcaacgccaattgatattcgagacttcatggataatgttgagagctttgtagtagaatctggtaatgtgtttttaactttttctcattcaattccatattcatttatttttattatttaatttaatttgttttcattatcctaatttattaatattgataatttgattatttggtgttttcttatagagttaggagcatcatacatcacaactattgatgattgaagagtcgaagactgcagactgaagaatgaagattttttgagttttattcaaaaacaattgttatttgttgcttaagacaatttaattttgtttgtaatgtgtattaaacatctagtggagttttttttatttatctagtaattaataatttagtatataagataataagactataaaatataagtagtatatatgtagtagttactagttaatagttattagttactaataatatatgcatggcatgattaaaattaaaaagaaattgatttaattaattaattttaaaaattttggaaaaaaaaaagtctttgtagtagatgattttgaataacaaaatgagctgaaaaagaggttgaattgggtcttaaaatggcccaaacagtGCCAAAACCGGCCCAAACACAGTGGCCCAAACCGGCCCAAACCCGACAAACCGACCGTGAACCGGCCGGTAACCGAACTGGTCGGTTTTCATACCCTCATTCggtcggtttcggccggttttgaGGCTCTAAcaaaccgaccggtcggtctcggtttgggcccaaaaccgaaccgaccggtcggtttttcagccctagttcaaattttgattttacactatccaatttaattaaatattccacgtgTTGGGCCATCTATTGAGGAGAAGTTTGACTCACACGTGAggagagtgttaagatataaaataattaataaaatctacctctttcaATCAACTTAAACTTTCAGGATAATCATTGATTTTATCGATTTAAGGCTTCATTTGGTTTCTAaatccatcttaactcatctcgactcataattataatttttttaaattttaatacaaaatataataaacaattcaatttttttaaatctcaaaataataatattattaaataataatatttaatttaattcaatttagtTAAACATCCGAATACAGCTTAAATAGAGTCATAAAATACCTCTTATGGAATTGTTGTTTACAAGAGAATTTAGATATAAGAGGGGAAATTCAGTACAACCTGTCAATCAGCCGCAGTTCTTTTGCAACATCAACCATAGTTGGCCTCATCTCTGGTTCCAAGTCTACGCATACGAGAGCCAACTGCAACACTGCTTGCAATTGTTGCTCCATACCTGCTACTTCCCCCTCTGCCAAGATTGCAGCATCCACGATCTCGTTTATTCTTCGGTTTCTTACGGACTCTACCATGTGAAGAGCACGTCGTCCTGTTAAAAGAACTAGAAGAAGTACACCAAAACTGTAGACATCAGTCTTTTCTGTTACGTAGGACGTTTGAACATAGTTCGGGCATTGATAACCTCGGCCATACCCAGAAAACGAAACTCGTACGCAGGTTTCACCCTCGGGAATTGTTATGCAATCAAAAAAGTTTGACAATTTGGGAACATCATGTTGGTCAAAGACGATAGAAAACACGGATATTTGCCTATGGATTATGGGTCTGGAGAAGGCAGTATGGAGATACGAAATCGCATGAGATATGTCCCTCGCAATCTTTAATCTCCTCTGCCACGCCATAGGCCGTCTTTGTTGGGGAACTCCATCATCATCGGAGGCATAAATTCGAGCAGCAAGAGTCCCATTCGTGATAGATTCATACACTAAAATGGGAAATGGAGTCTCGAGACAGCATCCTATTAGCTTCACAGCATGCTTGTGAGGCCTAATCTTTGCAGAAATAGCGATGTCGGTGAAGATACTCTCGATCGGACATGGATTACTTCCATCTTTCTTAATGGAAATGGTTCGCCCTTCAAGAGAACCCTTGTACCATATGTAGTACGCGTCAACGCGTAGAACAAGCCCTGGATCAAAGTTGTTGGTTGCAGACACGAGCTCTCGGTAAGAGAAGATACGGATGGGCATAGGCCTACCATTACAAGCGGCAACCAGCTTCTCCAATAGCATGCTTCCATTCTCTAGAAAGGCTTTCTCCCCCTCTGTTTTTCGTTTGCCGGCCATTCTTAACAAATGATCTCTTTCCTTCCTCCCCATTCTGCGAGCTATTAACCTTTACCACATTAAAATGCACGAAAGTACAGAGAAAATTCGCGGAAAGTGAGTGGAGCTGGGTTTGATTCAGAGGTTCGACGACCGTTTCATTAGTCAACATTCCCACGCGGACAGAGATGcgttaaaataagaaaaaataatttataataatttaaaatggatatttatgaatagtaataaaataatttataaatagtaataaaataatttaagttaagatattttattaaattttgaaaaatagaaaaaattgaataaaaatattataaagttaaataattatttgaatacaatttataatattatttttgatttgatatttgaaaaaattacattattttttatattttgtttggaagtttgaaaagattgtaataattagttaaaattgttaaatatttgaaattaaaaaatattttgtgtttgactgatatttgaaaatgaaagatttgaaaatatttgaaaatacttcCCTACTCAAACAAGGCCTAAGGCTCCTTTGGACACTGAGTATTTCaaaattatgtgaataataataaaatgattgaaatttaaatattttattgtgttttggaaaagaatagaaaaaaattgaatacaaatatttataaaatcaagaaattgtctgaatataattttttaatataatttttattttgaagtttgtaagagtttattgatttttgtttgttttgaaatttgtaataattttaatgatgatatgaaaggttgaaaatttaaaattgaaaaatattttttgtttaaataatgtttgagaatgaatatatgaaaagttttgagaattttgtctCTCGTCTAGTCTCCAAACGAGCCCTGAAGAGTATCTAATCTGAATTTGCATACCAGTGACAGTAAGCCGGTTAGCACTGTTCCATTTGAGCATTGCAAAAACAGTATGTAGTCCAACATTTTGGAGACATTGCTGCAAGAATCCGTTCATGGCTTCATGAGCAGGCATTCCCCAGCATCTGTCAGACCTGGTTTGAAAACACTGtaatttcttcatctttctttGATCTCGGACAATTTTCTCATAGCTATAAAATGTAAGAATCCAAGTGtgccaaaaaaaagaaaaaaagaatgaaaaaaactCCACTGGCTAGAGTACCTCAGACAAGCCAACAACAATGAGAAAATAGCAAACAAGGATGAGAAAAACCAACCCAAAGAAAAGAACAAGCCAACGAATGGCTCGATCCCCTTCTACCAGCAAGGTATTGAACTACCTCTTAAACTACTAACAGCACGATTGTATTCAACCCACTAATTGGTCCCAAAAATGAAAGTTGTAGCCCTGTCATACAATTTTTCAAGCTTCCAAGTTATTAGATCTCCTGCTTCTACAGGCAATCCCTGCAAAGATGTCATAATCTTCTGAGCAAAGATACAAATATACCATCAAAGGAATGCAAGGATATCTACACCCTGTGACTTTGGCTTCTTGTCCCATGTGTTGACGTTCTGATCAGAGATGAGCAAGGAGTTCTATCAATCAAGTAGCACGTGAGAGACTAAAACCAACacaaaaaagttcaaagaatAAACTAACGTATAGAATGTTAACTCCAGGAACCTATCAAAATGGTGGGAACCGATTAGATCAGTAGAGCCACCAAACTGCACACGGACTACCTACCCTGTCACCTGAAGAAGCAATTCCAAGAAGGTGACAATAAAGATCCTAATTTATGtctaaaataaaagtttctcTTCTGTTCTTAATTTCCTTACAGTCCAAAGGCATAAAAGTgtacaattcacaataccatgCATCCAACACATTGGATGCTATAGCCTACAGACTGGCCAAGTGATTAATGCCTGATTGGAATGTTCATGTAACAACACTGATCAAAGAGCACATCCACTCCCAGCAACTATAgcatattaacaaaaaagaaaatagaacaaagaaaataaaaactatgcATCAAGAGGATGAAGAGTGTAAAGAGAAGCATCATTGCACCAGTGAATTCCAAGGTTCAGAAACAGAAAGTGAACTATAAACACATCGTGCAGTCAATCCATACCAAAATAGCGGGAACATAAACATAGATATCATACATCTCTTAAGGGATATAAGAGTAAAAATTCCCATTGCAacaaatgtttttatttatttatttcaattgcAATCGAGATGATGAAATGAAGTCCACAAATCGGATATCTTTGTCATCTACCACCGGCCATGGACTGTACAAGCCCTTAACTAAAAACTAACACCTTAAATAAAGCAGCAAAATGTGGTAAACAGAAATCAAATTTTCTTCAACTCTTCTCTTGATACAAACCAGCCACGCCCTTAAAGAAAATGCAAATCAATGGCCAATCACGGGACGCTAAATCCATTTTATGACAGTATCGAGATTATAATAAATGCGGAAAATGAGAGCGAAAGGCAGGTAATTCATGTGAAGAAGAGAAAGTACAATGACTTGTAGGGCAGCACAGATTCAAACATTTCACCAGGCACTCTTCTTCTTTCCCCCGgaataataattaagatacCACCGCACGAACTTCTTTAGCCCCGTCTCCAAATCAATTGTAGGCCTATATCCGAGCTCCCTGTGTGCCAAACTTATATTCGCATGGGTAAACTTCACATCCCCATTTCTGGGCATCGGCAACACCTGCCTCTTAGCCTTTACCTTCAAAAGCTTCTCCAATATACTCACAAGCTCGGTCACGGGGATCGGTGCTGTATTCCCCAGATTAAAAACCCTCAACTGCGCCGGACCCTTCTTCTTCCCACCACTTCCAGTGCTCTTCTTCGCCGTGTCCAAGGCCGCCAAGCACCCCTTCACAATGTCATCAATGTAGGTGAAATCCCTGGCCACCGTCCCATGATCAGAAGCCTCGAATATCGTAATTGGCTTACCCTTTAGAATATCCTTTGTAAAGAAGAAATACGCCATGTCTGGCCGACCCCAAGGCCCGTACACCGTGAAAAATCTTAACCCTGTAATAGAAAGCCCGTATATATGGTTATAAGTGTGTGCAATTTCCTCACCAGCCTTCTTTGTCGCTGCGTAAAGGCTCGCCGGTTGGTCGGTCCTGTCCTTTTCCGAGAACGGTACCTTGGAATTCAATCCGTAGACCGAACTCGAAGATGCCCACACGATCGAAGGCTGCGGATTCGCTGACTTACACACTTCCAGAAGGTTGACCAGCCCGGCAATGTTGCTGTTCACATAGGAGCCCGGGTTTTGCATCGCGTAGCGCACGCCCGCCTGCGCGGCGAGGTGCATCACGTGGGTGAACGCCACGACGTCGAAGAGTTTGTGAAGAAGCGACGCGTCGTTGATGTCGCCCTCGACAACGAATACTCCGGTACGCTCCAAGAGCTTCTCGCGGGCGCGCTTAAGGCTCGGATCGTAGTAATGGTTGAAACTGTCAATGCCCAGCACGCCGTCGCCGCGGCGCTTGAGCGCGACAGAGACGTGAGTCCCGACGAAGCCGGCTGCGCCGGTGACTAGGACGGTGAGGCCGGAGTCGGAGCGCTTACGAGCCGAGCGGCTGACCCGACGTTCCCATTCGCGGCCGCCCCAGGAGTCGGACCCGAGGGCTCGGCGCGAGGACGAGGGTGGGTCCGCCGAAGGatgggtgaggaagaagaacAGGAGGATGAAGGCCACAAAGAAGGACCAGAAGGTAATTTTGGAGTGCAACCGAAGGCGCTGAACGTACGGTGTGTGTTTGTCCGGTTTGAACTTTCCGGGGGTAGAGGGGAGATCATCAAGGCGGGAAATTGTGGTCTTGAGCTGAGACATTGGCCCTAAATTTCTTATTACAGGGAGGATATTTGTGGGTTAGGGTTCAAAATGTTTCTGGCTTCGTGTGGGAAGAGGGGTTGGATTATGGattgtttggttggagagaaaaggGGTTGGGAATGTGTTGCGCTATTGCTGTTGACGATGATGTCCGGTGTTCTTCAGAAATAGGGTGTCGCTTTAAGGGAAAAAATGGCAAATTGGGAACGTTCACCGAATTGGGGATATGGCAATATGCCGTTttcttaaaaccaaaaaaaaaaaaaaaaagacaataataATAGGATGGATGTTTATACTTTTGGTTCATCTTTTCActaattttgattaataattacatataaatataaatatttaattttttgatctTTATATGGTAAGACGTTTATTTAGGTAAAATGTTTGTAAGGTATAATTTGGGTTAATAGAATCCGCTCTCAATgccattttcttaattattttttctgtcATGAGTTGGTATCACTCTCTTTCTCGGGTATCAATCGAccttcaattttgttttgaaaaatctttGTGAAAATGGTATGAGAAATTTGAGAGATGGTTTGTAGTTTAAGTTTGGGCCAATCGCTTCCTTTGGagctctcttttttgtttttttggttatGTTTATCTTATTAACATCTACAACACAACAATGAAGTGCTGTTTGGCCAATCTTCTGTCCCtttgtttttcagtttcttttctACTCTCTTTCACTCTTTACCCCTAACCTCCTCAACCAAAACCCAACGAGAGGCCCTAAAGCCTTAACACTTGCAACTCTACTCCTCTCAACTCTCTCatcctcctttcttttctctcatttttctttatttttcttcacttCCCTCTACACTTTGAAGTAGGCCTGCAACTCGACTTGGTACAGCCGGACTTGTGCCTGACCCGACTTGCATGGCTTCATTTAAGGCATCAAACAAATCGACCCGAtccgaacaaaataaaatcgaGTCGAACCTGTACGACCCgacccaccaaaaaaaaaaaaaacctactttTTGTATATCGATTTACAAAATCTCTCTATGATCTGAATCTCAGATCTACCATCATACTTAATATCAAGAAAAGACCCAAACGATACTTGCAGAATGGAAGAGCCACTTGCAGAAGAAAAACAACTCACATCCAAAAACATATGCTTTTTGCACTACTGTCGCCACTCACACATCCAACTGTAAACCACTCAACCCAGCCATTGCAGGAAGCAAGCACCCACGTTCCAAGGCCAAGTCAACTGCACAAGCCACCCATCACTATTGAGTTCTCTCATGCACAATGGAAACCATTGCATGCGAAGCCTCAACGTAACCAACTATCTTTGATTTTATGCATGAAAATAGAGTATTTATGGT
It contains:
- the LOC121234405 gene encoding serine/threonine-protein kinase ZRK1-like isoform X2, yielding MGRKERDHLLRMAGKRKTEGEKAFLENGSMLLEKLVAACNGRPMPIRIFSYRELVSATNNFDPGLVLRVDAYYIWYKGSLEGRTISIKKDGSNPCPIESIFTDIAISAKIRPHKHAVKLIGCCLETPFPILVYESITNGTLAARIYASDDDGVPQQRRPMAWQRRLKIARDISHAISYLHTAFSRPIIHRQISVFSIVFDQHDVPKLSNFFDCITIPEGETCVRVSFSGSFNRTTCSSHGRVRKKPKNKRDRGCCNLGRGGSSRYGATIASSVAVGSRMRRLGTRDEANYG
- the LOC121234850 gene encoding UDP-glucuronate 4-epimerase 3 codes for the protein MSQLKTTISRLDDLPSTPGKFKPDKHTPYVQRLRLHSKITFWSFFVAFILLFFFLTHPSADPPSSSRRALGSDSWGGREWERRVSRSARKRSDSGLTVLVTGAAGFVGTHVSVALKRRGDGVLGIDSFNHYYDPSLKRAREKLLERTGVFVVEGDINDASLLHKLFDVVAFTHVMHLAAQAGVRYAMQNPGSYVNSNIAGLVNLLEVCKSANPQPSIVWASSSSVYGLNSKVPFSEKDRTDQPASLYAATKKAGEEIAHTYNHIYGLSITGLRFFTVYGPWGRPDMAYFFFTKDILKGKPITIFEASDHGTVARDFTYIDDIVKGCLAALDTAKKSTGSGGKKKGPAQLRVFNLGNTAPIPVTELVSILEKLLKVKAKRQVLPMPRNGDVKFTHANISLAHRELGYRPTIDLETGLKKFVRWYLNYYSGGKKKSAW
- the LOC121234405 gene encoding serine/threonine-protein kinase ZRK1-like isoform X1; amino-acid sequence: MGRKERDHLLRMAGKRKTEGEKAFLENGSMLLEKLVAACNGRPMPIRIFSYRELVSATNNFDPGLVLRVDAYYIWYKGSLEGRTISIKKDGSNPCPIESIFTDIAISAKIRPHKHAVKLIGCCLETPFPILVYESITNGTLAARIYASDDDGVPQQRRPMAWQRRLKIARDISHAISYLHTAFSRPIIHRQISVFSIVFDQHDVPKLSNFFDCITIPEGETCVRVSFSGYGRGYQCPNYVQTSYVTEKTDVYSFGVLLLVLLTGRRALHMVESVRNRRINEIVDAAILAEGEVAGMEQQLQAVLQLALVCVDLEPEMRPTMVDVAKELRLIDRTQKCQ